Proteins from one Mercurialis annua linkage group LG7, ddMerAnnu1.2, whole genome shotgun sequence genomic window:
- the LOC126656175 gene encoding uncharacterized protein LOC126656175 isoform X1, which translates to MEEIISTTISDLEELTQTNPTNPRYLSLTTLQNLQSLLDSRNNHELLEQFFLELSSKSISISSLLTPLTSTMDSGPINLSLISSKCYLSLLLSPNSPVFTLFTPISFLSLLRSIRRSLKPSAVAPADSSRSRVKKRKGRKANCSEEVEGSSDEGAFDVRLFFSVLEKLGLVLDLIHLNRFPDSLKSLIQTVAEIPVLLTELGGFNRLKDLCSVILREVLKSEHGEEKETAAEVLKSLTPLMLAVKSQARVFALGFVKDSMMRLSKQNDGVKAAVVNLPRFLIQKAPEKAEGRALAVEAVMEIVKSMELEDQIGFVKYVVNMTRGKANLRILGVDLILNLMMSLKDPFGEDLECEVKDSWGFECLEALIQRCSDSGAGIRARALSNLAQLVGFLLSYDKNCDVLKKVLGLEEGGEVIEGRINDILRKRCMDEKANVRRAALALVSKLISLMNGNFDGILLKTMGMACSDPLVSIRKAAISALSEALRMLPDEIVVIEWLHSIPRLIADNETSVQEECENLFLELVLDRISKAGSPGKTDSEFSFNHSSMKKKDIEREIELLFPKGVLVLLKEICNGEVAPWVRKICANLGKKKKLKPKLATALQSVIKTSESLWLSHSKPIEKWNAPFGAWFLLSEVSVYLAKAIDWEFLYHHWKLLDKFGAASRGSLGKEILHEDEEGSEANSVAWAGDRVFLLQTISNVSVELPPEAAADLAHNLLKRIEEFNMHSTEVNAHVKALRTLCKRKAQNPEEADALVMKWAKQVLSKASEMLEKYVSGDLKANNRNSFFTPPRSQSSGKKSERSERKRGAAVVTATYTIGSLVTVCPSADISTIVPVLHTIITSGNADPKLSKLPGPTVSLKQTAPSLYIQAWLAMGKICLADGKLAKRYIPLFVQELEKSDCASLRNNLIVTMADFCVRYTALVDCYIPKITKCLRDPCELVRRQTFILLSRLLQMDYVKWRGVLFLRFLLSLVDESEKIKQLSDFLFGNILKVKAPLLAYNSFVESIYVLNDCVAHNGHNGSKTSRAENRLFSIRGNDESARAKRMHIYVSLLKQMAPEHLLATFAKLCAEILAAASDGILNIEDITGQAVLQDAFQILACKEIRIPTGRGSQADAGDIEEEGGDSASAKGKAVTQAIKKSLIQNTIPIFIELKRLLESKNSPLIGSLMDCLRILLKDYKNEIDDILVADKQLQKELIYDMQKYESTKAKFAAAEASTFLSPKTGNRTRTLHKDSRVASAMADAAAAAKVRSVLKDMNRGNPTPPLSAISAPKLKSGQVAGGSRIDRPMDVLESLRRRQCFNSDDES; encoded by the exons atgGAAGAAATAATATCAACAACAATCTCAGACTTAGAAGAATTAACCCAAACAAACCCCACAAACCCCCGATATCTCTCACTCACAACTCTCCAAAATCTCCAATCTTTACTAGACTCCAGAAACAATCACGAATTACTCGAACAATTCTTCCTCGAACTCTCCTCAAAATCAATCTCAATCTCGTCCCTTCTCACTCCATTGACCTCAACAATGGACTCCGGTCCGATCAACCTCTCTTTAATCTCCTCAAAATGTTACTTATCTCTCTTATTATCACCTAATTCCCCCGTTTTCACTCTCTTCACTCCGATATCGTTCCTCTCCCTTCTCCGCTCCATTCGCCGCTCTCTCAAACCCTCCGCCGTCGCTCCGGCGGACTCCAGCCGGTCCCGAGTCAAGAAGCGGAAGGGACGGAAGGCGAATTGTAGTGAGGAAGTAGAAGGAAGCAGTGACGAGGGGGCTTTTGATGTGAGGTTATTTTTTAGTGTTTTGGAAAAATTAGGGTTagttttggatttaattcatttaaataGGTTTCCTGACAGTTTAAAATCTTTGATTCAAACTGTCGCAGAAATTCCGGTTTTACTGACGGAACTGGGAGGTTTCAACAGATTGAAAGATTTGTGTTCGGTTATTTTGCGGGAAGTTCTTAAATCTGAGCATGGGGAGGAGAAGGAAACTGCAGCTGAGGTTTTGAAGTCGTTGACGCCGTTAATGCTGGCCGTTAAATCTCAGGCGAGGGTTTTTGCATTGGGGTTTGTTAAGGATTCAATGATGCGTTTGAGTAAACAGAACGACGGAGTTAAAGCAGCTGTTGTTAATTTGCCGAGATTTTTGATACAGAAGGCGCCGGAGAAGGCGGAGGGGAGAGCATTGGCTGTGGAGGCTGTAATGGAAATTGTGAAATCGATGGAGTTGGAAGATCAAATTGGGTTTGTTAAATATGTTGTGAATATGACACGAGGGAAAGCAAATCTTAGGATTTTGGgtgttgatttgattttaaatttgatgatGTCGTTAAAGGATCCGTTTGGAGAGGATTTAGAGTGTGAAGTTAAGGATTCTTGGGGGTTTGAGTGCTTAGAGGCGTTGATTCAGCGTTGCTCGGATTCCGGTGCTGGAATTCGAGCTCGGGCGTTGTCTAATTTGGCTCAGTTGGTTGGGTTTTTGTTGAGTTATGATAAGAATTGTGATGTTTTGAAGAAAGTATTGGGTTTGGAAGAGGGTGGTGAAGTAATTGAAGGTAGGATTAATGATATTTTGAGGAAAAGGTGTATGGATGAGAAGGCTAATGTTCGGAGAGCTGCACTTGCTTTGGTTAGCAAGTTGATTTCTCTCATGAACGGTAATTTTGATGGAATTCTACTTAAAACTATGGGAATGGCTTGCTCTGATCCACTCGTAAGTATACGTAAAGCAGCAATTTCAGCTCTTTCAGAG GCGTTAAGAATGTTACCTGATGAAATTGTGGTAATTGAGTGGCTGCACTCTATTCCACGACTAATAGCTGATAATGAAACCAGCGTTCAAGAGGAATGTGAGAACTTGTTCCTTGAGTTAGTTCTGGATCGCATTTCTAAAGCAGGATCTCCTGGTAAAACAGACAGTGAATTCAGTTTCAATCATtcaagtatgaaaaaaaaagatatagaaAGGGAAATTGAACTGTTATTCCCAAAAGGAGTACTGGTTCTTTTGAAGGAGATCTGCAATGGAGAGGTGGCTCCTTGGGTGAGAAAAATTTGTGCAAACTTgggtaaaaagaaaaaactgaaGCCCAAATTAGCTACTGCATTGCAGAGTGTCATAAAGACTTCTGAGTCTCTTTGGTTAAGTCATTCCAAACCTATAGAAAAGTGGAATGCCCCTTTTGGTGCTTGGTTTCTTCTATCAGAGGTGTCAGTTTACCTTGCAAAAGCAATTGACTGGGAGTTTCTTTATCATCATTGGAAGCTCCTTGACAAGTTTGGAGCAGCATCTAGGGGTTCGCTTGGAAAAGAAATTTTGCATGAAGATGAAGAGGGCTCAGAAGCAAACTCTGTTGCATGGGCTGGGGATCGTGTTTTCCTCCTGCAAACAATCTCTAATGTTTCAGTAGAGCTGCCGCCTGAAGCTGCAGCAGATTTAGCTCATAACTTGCTCAAAAGAATTGAAGAATTCAACATGCACTCAACTGAG GTTAATGCTCATGTAAAGGCACTCAGAACATTATGTAAAAGGAAGGCTCAGAATCCCGAGGAGGCTGATGCACTTGTCATGAAATGGGCAAAACAAGTTCTCTCTAAAGCCTCCGAAATGTTAGAAAAGTACGTTTCAGGGGATCTGAAAGCAAATAATAGAAACAGTTTCTTTACGCCTCCTAGAAGTCAAAGCTCaggaaaaaaaagtgaaagatCAGAGCGCAAAAGAGGAGCTGCAGTAGTAACGGCTACTTACACCATTGGGTCATTAGTTACTGTTTGTCCTTCAGCTGATATCAGCACGATTGTCCCTGTACTGCATACCATCATTACTTCTGGAAATGCTGATCCAAAATTGAGTAAATTGCCAGGTCCTACTGTCTCTTTGAAACAGACAGCGCCATCTTTGTACATCCAGGCATGGTTGGCAATGGGGAAGATCTGCTTAGCGGATGGGAAGCTTGCAAAGCGTTATATTCCGTTGTTTGTGCAG GAGCTTGAAAAGAGTGACTGCGCATCCCTTCGCAACAATCTTATCGTTACAATGGCTGATTTCTGTGTTCGCTATACAGCTCTAGTTGATTG CTATATACCAAAAATCACAAAGTGTCTTCGAGATCCATGCGAACTTGTGAGAAGGCAGACGTTTATATTGCTGTCAAGACTGTTGCAG ATGGATTATGTGAAGTGGAGAGGAGTTCTCTTCCTCAGATTCCTTTTATCTCTTGTGGACGAGTCAGAAAAGATTAAGCAGCTTTCTGATTTTCTCTTTGGAAATATTCTGAAAG TGAAAGCACCCCTGCTAGCTTACAATAGTTTCGTGGAATCCATTTATGTTCTGAATGACTGCGTGGCCCATAATGGACATAATGGATCTAAGACTTCGCGGGCTGAGAACCGGCTTTTCTCCATCAG GGGTAATGATGAAAGCGCAAGAGCTAAACGAATGCACATCTATGTTTCTTTATTGAAACAAATGGCCCCGGAACACCTATTGGCAACATTTGCCAAGCTGTGTGCTGAGATTCTTGCAGCTGCATCAGATGGCATTCTTAACATAGAAGATATCACAGGACAAGCTGTCTTGCAG GATGCTTTTCAAATTCTTGCCTGTAAAGAAATCCGGATTCCAACAGGACGCGGATCCCAAGCTGATGCTGGAGACATAGAGGAAGAAGGCGGAGATAGCGCCTCTGCCAAAGGAAAAGCTGTAACACAAGCAATCAAGAAAAGCCTTATACAAAACACAATTCCCATCTTTATAGAACTTAAGCGACTACTCGAAAGTAAAAACAGTCCCCTCATTGGCTCCCTCATGGACTGTCTCAGAATACTTCTCAAAGACTACAAGAACGAGATCGACGACATTTTAGTTGCCGACAAGCAACTCCAGAAAGAGCTGATTTATGATATGCAAAAATATGAATCAACCA
- the LOC126656175 gene encoding uncharacterized protein LOC126656175 isoform X2, translated as MLAVKSQARVFALGFVKDSMMRLSKQNDGVKAAVVNLPRFLIQKAPEKAEGRALAVEAVMEIVKSMELEDQIGFVKYVVNMTRGKANLRILGVDLILNLMMSLKDPFGEDLECEVKDSWGFECLEALIQRCSDSGAGIRARALSNLAQLVGFLLSYDKNCDVLKKVLGLEEGGEVIEGRINDILRKRCMDEKANVRRAALALVSKLISLMNGNFDGILLKTMGMACSDPLVSIRKAAISALSEALRMLPDEIVVIEWLHSIPRLIADNETSVQEECENLFLELVLDRISKAGSPGKTDSEFSFNHSSMKKKDIEREIELLFPKGVLVLLKEICNGEVAPWVRKICANLGKKKKLKPKLATALQSVIKTSESLWLSHSKPIEKWNAPFGAWFLLSEVSVYLAKAIDWEFLYHHWKLLDKFGAASRGSLGKEILHEDEEGSEANSVAWAGDRVFLLQTISNVSVELPPEAAADLAHNLLKRIEEFNMHSTEVNAHVKALRTLCKRKAQNPEEADALVMKWAKQVLSKASEMLEKYVSGDLKANNRNSFFTPPRSQSSGKKSERSERKRGAAVVTATYTIGSLVTVCPSADISTIVPVLHTIITSGNADPKLSKLPGPTVSLKQTAPSLYIQAWLAMGKICLADGKLAKRYIPLFVQELEKSDCASLRNNLIVTMADFCVRYTALVDCYIPKITKCLRDPCELVRRQTFILLSRLLQMDYVKWRGVLFLRFLLSLVDESEKIKQLSDFLFGNILKVKAPLLAYNSFVESIYVLNDCVAHNGHNGSKTSRAENRLFSIRGNDESARAKRMHIYVSLLKQMAPEHLLATFAKLCAEILAAASDGILNIEDITGQAVLQDAFQILACKEIRIPTGRGSQADAGDIEEEGGDSASAKGKAVTQAIKKSLIQNTIPIFIELKRLLESKNSPLIGSLMDCLRILLKDYKNEIDDILVADKQLQKELIYDMQKYESTKAKFAAAEASTFLSPKTGNRTRTLHKDSRVASAMADAAAAAKVRSVLKDMNRGNPTPPLSAISAPKLKSGQVAGGSRIDRPMDVLESLRRRQCFNSDDES; from the exons ATGCTGGCCGTTAAATCTCAGGCGAGGGTTTTTGCATTGGGGTTTGTTAAGGATTCAATGATGCGTTTGAGTAAACAGAACGACGGAGTTAAAGCAGCTGTTGTTAATTTGCCGAGATTTTTGATACAGAAGGCGCCGGAGAAGGCGGAGGGGAGAGCATTGGCTGTGGAGGCTGTAATGGAAATTGTGAAATCGATGGAGTTGGAAGATCAAATTGGGTTTGTTAAATATGTTGTGAATATGACACGAGGGAAAGCAAATCTTAGGATTTTGGgtgttgatttgattttaaatttgatgatGTCGTTAAAGGATCCGTTTGGAGAGGATTTAGAGTGTGAAGTTAAGGATTCTTGGGGGTTTGAGTGCTTAGAGGCGTTGATTCAGCGTTGCTCGGATTCCGGTGCTGGAATTCGAGCTCGGGCGTTGTCTAATTTGGCTCAGTTGGTTGGGTTTTTGTTGAGTTATGATAAGAATTGTGATGTTTTGAAGAAAGTATTGGGTTTGGAAGAGGGTGGTGAAGTAATTGAAGGTAGGATTAATGATATTTTGAGGAAAAGGTGTATGGATGAGAAGGCTAATGTTCGGAGAGCTGCACTTGCTTTGGTTAGCAAGTTGATTTCTCTCATGAACGGTAATTTTGATGGAATTCTACTTAAAACTATGGGAATGGCTTGCTCTGATCCACTCGTAAGTATACGTAAAGCAGCAATTTCAGCTCTTTCAGAG GCGTTAAGAATGTTACCTGATGAAATTGTGGTAATTGAGTGGCTGCACTCTATTCCACGACTAATAGCTGATAATGAAACCAGCGTTCAAGAGGAATGTGAGAACTTGTTCCTTGAGTTAGTTCTGGATCGCATTTCTAAAGCAGGATCTCCTGGTAAAACAGACAGTGAATTCAGTTTCAATCATtcaagtatgaaaaaaaaagatatagaaAGGGAAATTGAACTGTTATTCCCAAAAGGAGTACTGGTTCTTTTGAAGGAGATCTGCAATGGAGAGGTGGCTCCTTGGGTGAGAAAAATTTGTGCAAACTTgggtaaaaagaaaaaactgaaGCCCAAATTAGCTACTGCATTGCAGAGTGTCATAAAGACTTCTGAGTCTCTTTGGTTAAGTCATTCCAAACCTATAGAAAAGTGGAATGCCCCTTTTGGTGCTTGGTTTCTTCTATCAGAGGTGTCAGTTTACCTTGCAAAAGCAATTGACTGGGAGTTTCTTTATCATCATTGGAAGCTCCTTGACAAGTTTGGAGCAGCATCTAGGGGTTCGCTTGGAAAAGAAATTTTGCATGAAGATGAAGAGGGCTCAGAAGCAAACTCTGTTGCATGGGCTGGGGATCGTGTTTTCCTCCTGCAAACAATCTCTAATGTTTCAGTAGAGCTGCCGCCTGAAGCTGCAGCAGATTTAGCTCATAACTTGCTCAAAAGAATTGAAGAATTCAACATGCACTCAACTGAG GTTAATGCTCATGTAAAGGCACTCAGAACATTATGTAAAAGGAAGGCTCAGAATCCCGAGGAGGCTGATGCACTTGTCATGAAATGGGCAAAACAAGTTCTCTCTAAAGCCTCCGAAATGTTAGAAAAGTACGTTTCAGGGGATCTGAAAGCAAATAATAGAAACAGTTTCTTTACGCCTCCTAGAAGTCAAAGCTCaggaaaaaaaagtgaaagatCAGAGCGCAAAAGAGGAGCTGCAGTAGTAACGGCTACTTACACCATTGGGTCATTAGTTACTGTTTGTCCTTCAGCTGATATCAGCACGATTGTCCCTGTACTGCATACCATCATTACTTCTGGAAATGCTGATCCAAAATTGAGTAAATTGCCAGGTCCTACTGTCTCTTTGAAACAGACAGCGCCATCTTTGTACATCCAGGCATGGTTGGCAATGGGGAAGATCTGCTTAGCGGATGGGAAGCTTGCAAAGCGTTATATTCCGTTGTTTGTGCAG GAGCTTGAAAAGAGTGACTGCGCATCCCTTCGCAACAATCTTATCGTTACAATGGCTGATTTCTGTGTTCGCTATACAGCTCTAGTTGATTG CTATATACCAAAAATCACAAAGTGTCTTCGAGATCCATGCGAACTTGTGAGAAGGCAGACGTTTATATTGCTGTCAAGACTGTTGCAG ATGGATTATGTGAAGTGGAGAGGAGTTCTCTTCCTCAGATTCCTTTTATCTCTTGTGGACGAGTCAGAAAAGATTAAGCAGCTTTCTGATTTTCTCTTTGGAAATATTCTGAAAG TGAAAGCACCCCTGCTAGCTTACAATAGTTTCGTGGAATCCATTTATGTTCTGAATGACTGCGTGGCCCATAATGGACATAATGGATCTAAGACTTCGCGGGCTGAGAACCGGCTTTTCTCCATCAG GGGTAATGATGAAAGCGCAAGAGCTAAACGAATGCACATCTATGTTTCTTTATTGAAACAAATGGCCCCGGAACACCTATTGGCAACATTTGCCAAGCTGTGTGCTGAGATTCTTGCAGCTGCATCAGATGGCATTCTTAACATAGAAGATATCACAGGACAAGCTGTCTTGCAG GATGCTTTTCAAATTCTTGCCTGTAAAGAAATCCGGATTCCAACAGGACGCGGATCCCAAGCTGATGCTGGAGACATAGAGGAAGAAGGCGGAGATAGCGCCTCTGCCAAAGGAAAAGCTGTAACACAAGCAATCAAGAAAAGCCTTATACAAAACACAATTCCCATCTTTATAGAACTTAAGCGACTACTCGAAAGTAAAAACAGTCCCCTCATTGGCTCCCTCATGGACTGTCTCAGAATACTTCTCAAAGACTACAAGAACGAGATCGACGACATTTTAGTTGCCGACAAGCAACTCCAGAAAGAGCTGATTTATGATATGCAAAAATATGAATCAACCA